GGGTGGCGAGGTCGACCTCTTCCCGATCGAGACGATCGGCTACATGGATGTCTCGCCCCGCCAGATGGTGTCGGTCGCGACGTCGCTCATCCCGTTCCTCGAGCACGACGATGCGAACCGCGCCCTCATGGGTGCGAACATGCAGCGCCAGGCCGTGCCGCTCCTGATGAGCGACAGCCCCCTGGTCGGTACCGGTATGGAGGGCTTCGCGGCCGTCGACGCCGGTGACGTGGTCACCACCCAGCACGCCGGTGTCGTGCAGGAGGTTTCGGCTGACGCCGTCTCCGTTCTGCTCGACGAGGGCGGGGTCGAGACCTACTACCTCCGCAAGTTCGACCGCTCGAACCAGGGCACGAGCTACAACCAGCGCGTCATCGTCAACGAGGGTGACCGCGTCGAGGTCGGAGAGGTCATCGCCGATGGTCCCGCCACCGAGAACGGTGAGCTCGCGCTCGGCAAGAACCTCCTCGTGGCGTTCATGCCGTGGGAGGGCTACAACTTCGAAGACGCGATGATCCTCAGCCAGAACCTGGTGAAGGACGACACGCTCTCCTCGATCCACATCGAAGAGTACGAAGTCGATGCTCGCGACACCAAGCTCGGCAAGGAGGAGATCACGCGTGACCTCCCGAACGTCAGCCCGGAGCTGCTCGCCGACCTCGACGAGCGTGGAATCATCCGGATCGGTGCCGAGGTCCGCCCCGGCGACATCCTCGTCGGCAAGGTGACACCCAAGGGTGAGACCGAGCTCTCCGCCGAGGAGCGACTGCTCCGCGCGATCTTCAACGAGAAGAGCCGCGAAGTGCGCGACACCAGCCTCAAGGTGCCCCACGGTGAGCGTGGAACCATCATCGCCGTCAAGGAGTTCTCTGCCGAGAACGACGACGAGCTCGGTTCCGGCGTCAACCAGCGCGTGGTCGTCTACATCGCCCAGAAGCGCAAGATCACCGAGGGTGACAAGCTCGCCGGCCGCCACGGCAACAAGGGTGTCATCGCGAAGATCCTGCCCGTGGAAGACATGCCGTTCCTCGCAGACGGTACCCCCGTCGACGTGGTGCTCAACCCGCTCGGTATCCCCGGCCGCATGAACTTCGGCCAGGTGCTGGAGATCCACCTCGGGTGGATCGCCAAGCAGGGCTGGAAGGTCGAGGGCAAGAGCAACAAGTGGGCCGGCCGTCTCCCCGAGGCCGCACACGAGGCTGCCCCGAACACGAAGGTCGCGACCCCCGTGTTCGACGGTGCGCTCGAAGAGGAGATCGGTGGTCTGCTCGACTCGACCCTCGTGACCCGCGACGGCGACCGCCTGATCAACGGCACCGGTAAGGCGACGCTCTTCGATGGCCGCTCCGGCGAGCCGTTCCCCGAGCCCATCTCGGTCGGCTACATGTACATCCTGAAGCTCCACCACCTCGTCGACGACAAGATCCACGCTCGTTCGACCGGTCCGTACTCCATGATCACGCAGCAGCCGCTGGGTGGTAAGGCACAGTTCGGTGGGCAGCGCTTCGGTGAGATGGAAGTGTGGGCGCTCGAGGCCTACGGCGCCGCATACGCACTGCAGGAGCTCCTGACGATCAAGTCGGATGACATCCTCGGCCGCGTGAAGGTGTACGAAGCGATCGTCAAGGGTGAGAACATCCAGGAGCCGGGTATCCCCGAGTCCTTCAAGGTGCTCATCAAGGAGATGCAGTCGCTCTGCCTGAACGTGGAAGTGCTGTCTGCCGACGGCACTGCGGTCAGCCTGCGCGACACCGATGACGAGGTCTTCCGCGCTGCAGAAGAGCTCGGCATCAACATCTCCACGCGGTTCGAGAACTCGTCTATCGACGACATCTAAGCCGAACCTCTGCGCTAGCTAGAACCCAACTTTCGCTACCTTCCTACTCCAGGAGAGAAGAAAAAATTGCTCGACGTTACAACATTTGACGAACTGCGGATCGGTCTCGCTACGGCTGACGACATCCGCAAGTGGTCGCACGGTGAGGTCAAGAAGCCCGAGACGATCAACTACCGCACGCTGAAGCCCGAGAAGGACGGCCTCTTCGGAGAGCAGATCTTCGGGCCGAGCCGTGACTGGGAGTGCTCGTGCGGCAAGTACAAGCGAGTGCGCTTCAAAGGCATCGTCTGTGAGCGCTGCGGTGTCGAGGTCACGAAGTCGTCGGTGCGCCGTGAGCGCATGGGCCACATCGAGCTCGCCGCCCCCGTCACGCACATCTGGTACTTCAAGGGCGTTCCGTCCCGCCTCGGCTACCTGCTCGACATGGCTCCGAAGGACCTCGAGAAGGTCATCTACTTCGCGGCCTACATGATCATCTCGGTCGACGAGGATGGCCGTCACGAAGACATGCCCGGCCTCGAGAACGAGCTCCGGCTCGAGATCAAGGCCCTCAGCGACCAGCGCGACAGCCGTATCGCCGACCGTCTCCAGAAGCTCGAGAACGATCTGGCTGCCCTCGAGGCAGAAGGCGCCAAGAGCGACCAGAAGCGTCGTACCAAAGACGGCGCCGAGAAGGAGATGGGCCAGGCCCGCAAGTCCTTCGACGAGCAGATCGCCCAGCTCGAGCGCGTGTGGGAAGACTTCCGCAGCCTCAAGGTCGGCGAGCTGAAGCCCGAAGACTCCGTGTTCCACGAGCTGCAGGACCGCTACGGCCAGTACTTCGAGGCCTACATGGGTGCCGAGGCGATCAAGAAGCGCCTCGAAGCCTTCGACCTCGCCACTGAGTCGGACACGCTGCACCTGCAGATCTCCGAGGGCAAGGGCCAGAAGAAGATCCGCGCCATCAAGCGCCTCCGGGTCGTCAACTCGTTCCTGATCACCGGCAACTCGCCGGCCGCGATGGTTCTCGACGTGGTCCCCGTGATCCCGCCGGAGCTCCGCCCGATGGTGCAGCTGGATGGTGGCCGCTTCGCGACCTCCGACCTCAACGACCTGTACCGCCGCGTGATCAACCGCAACAACCGCCTGCGTCGTCTGCTTGACCTCGGTGCTCCCGAGATCATCGTCAACAACGAGAAGCGGATGCTGCAGGAGGCCGTCGACGCACTGTTCGACAACGGCCGCCGTGGTCGCCCCGTCACCGGTACCGGCAACCGCGCCCTGAAGTCCCTGAGCGACATGCTCAAGGGCAAGCAGGGTCGTTTCCGCCAGAACCTGCTCGGCAAGCGCGTGGACTATTCGGGCCGTTCGGTCATCATCGGTGGTCCCCAGCTGAAGCTGCACCAGTGCGGTCTGCCCAAGCAGATGGCCCTGGAGCTGTTCAAGCCGTTCGTGATCAAGCG
Above is a genomic segment from Subtercola boreus containing:
- the rpoB gene encoding DNA-directed RNA polymerase subunit beta — protein: MAAASNATTTTPKNGRGASRLSFAKISDNLTVPDLLALQTESFDWLVGNDVWKARVAEAKEQGRKDLPEHSGLDEIFEEISPIEDLGETMQLSFTSPFLEPEKYTIDECKERGKTYAAPLYVEAEFMNHLTGEIKTQTVFMGDFPLMTEKGTFIINGTERVVVSQLVRSPGVYFDRQLEKTSDKDIYSARVIPSRGAWLEFEIDKRDQVGVRIDRKRKQSVTVFLKALGLTSEEILEQFKGYSSIEATLEKDSILTKEEALKDIYRKLRPGEQVAAEAARALLDNFYFNPKRYDLAKVGRYKINRKLGIESELSNSVLTNEDIIATIKYLVALHENQTTLPGTRGGKSVDIRLDIDDIDHFGNRRIRAVGELIQNQVRTGLSRMERVVRERMTTQDIEAITPQTLINVRPVVAAIKEFFGTSQLSQFMDQNNPLAGLTHKRRLSALGPGGLSRERAGVEVRDVHPSHYGRMCPIETPEGPNIGLIGSLASFARINSFGFIETPYRRVVDGVVTETIDYLTASEEDEYVVAQANAPLTKDARFAEPRVLARKKGGEVDLFPIETIGYMDVSPRQMVSVATSLIPFLEHDDANRALMGANMQRQAVPLLMSDSPLVGTGMEGFAAVDAGDVVTTQHAGVVQEVSADAVSVLLDEGGVETYYLRKFDRSNQGTSYNQRVIVNEGDRVEVGEVIADGPATENGELALGKNLLVAFMPWEGYNFEDAMILSQNLVKDDTLSSIHIEEYEVDARDTKLGKEEITRDLPNVSPELLADLDERGIIRIGAEVRPGDILVGKVTPKGETELSAEERLLRAIFNEKSREVRDTSLKVPHGERGTIIAVKEFSAENDDELGSGVNQRVVVYIAQKRKITEGDKLAGRHGNKGVIAKILPVEDMPFLADGTPVDVVLNPLGIPGRMNFGQVLEIHLGWIAKQGWKVEGKSNKWAGRLPEAAHEAAPNTKVATPVFDGALEEEIGGLLDSTLVTRDGDRLINGTGKATLFDGRSGEPFPEPISVGYMYILKLHHLVDDKIHARSTGPYSMITQQPLGGKAQFGGQRFGEMEVWALEAYGAAYALQELLTIKSDDILGRVKVYEAIVKGENIQEPGIPESFKVLIKEMQSLCLNVEVLSADGTAVSLRDTDDEVFRAAEELGINISTRFENSSIDDI